GATGATGTGCAGCCAGTTGGTGAGGCCCACCAGTATGAGAAACAGCGCCCCGGACGGTTTCGAGAACCGCCAGAGCGCGAGCCCGGCCCAGGCCAGCAGCATGGCGCACGCCGGATAGAAATGGACGATGTACCGGTGGAAGCGCTGGGGGAACAGGGACAAGATGAGCAGGCTTCCGATCATGATGAGCACCATGAACAGGCAGAAGCGTTCCGCCGGGGCCTGGGGGCCGCCCCGTCCCAGGAAGAACCCCCTCCAGCGCCAGGCCAGGGCGGCCAGCACCGGCAGGGGGATCATGTACATGATCCAGTCCGAGAAATAGAGCATGATGTTCTCGGGCACGAGCATGATGTTGAAGAGCGAGGACTGCCGGCCCATCCTGTAGAGGAAGATGCCCGGCACGATCATCACGCAGGAGATCGCTATGGCCAGGGCCACGCGCCTGAAGGAGAGATCCTTGCGGTAGAGCAGGATCGCCGCCGCAAGCAGCGGCGGCGACAGGGAGAGCAGCAGCAGGTAGTTGGCGTGGAAAAGAAGCCCGAGGCCCAGGCCGATGGCCAGGAGCGGCGGTGTGCGGCGTTTCCAGTCCCCCAGGAATCCCCAGAGGATCAGGAGCATGATGAGCCCGCCCGCCGCGTAGTAGCGTCCCTGGCGGGCGTAGAGGAGAAACGGCGTGTACACCGTGAGCAGGGCCGCCGAGACGCGCGCCCAGGCCAGGTCGCCGAAGCGGCTCATGATGAAGAGATACGTGGCCGCGATGCAGAGAAGGCCGGTGACGGCGAAAAAGAACCGGGCCCAGAAGGTGGAATGCGGGTCCACGAGCTGTCCGGCGGCGGAAATGTAGATCTGCAACCAGGGGGACCAGCGCCAGATCATGTCCTGGCCGAACTCCCTGCGCTCCTCCTGGGAGACGATGTTCACGCCGTCCGTGACGTAGGGCAGTCCGGTGCGCACGACGTTGCGGCCCAGGTTGGCGGTCTCGGCTTCGTCCTGCCACAGGGGGCGCGAACCGAGGTTTACGAATATGAGGAAGGCCCCCAGGGCCAGGATGGTCCAGAAAATTGGGTCGCGTAAGAAGCGGGAGTGGGTTGCGGATATGGTGCTCATGGTTTAAGCGGCGGTTCTCTACCCGCAATCTCGTCGAAAAACAAGGGCGGGCTCTTTGGGGCTTGACAGGGGGCGGGGGTTGGGGATTAATGCCCCGTTTCCGATTCCAGCAAGAGATCTTACCGGAGGATTCCCCCGATGATGAACGGCAAGAAAGTGGTGGTGGTCATGCCGGCCTACAACGCCGCCGCCACACTGGAGCGCACCCTTTCCGAGGTGCCCCGCGACATCGTCGACGATGTCATCCTGGTGGACGACGCCAGCCGCGACAATACCATCGAGCACGCCCGCAAGCTCGGCATCAAGTGCTTCCTGCACGAGCGCAACTGGGGCTACGGCCGCAACCAGAAGACCTGCTATTCCGAGGCCCTCAAGCTCGGCGCGGACGTGGTCATCATGGTGCACCCCGACTACCAGTATACTCCTCTGATTATCCCGGCCATGGCCAACCTGGCCACGTCCGGGCTCTACGACGCGGTGCTCGCGTCGCGCATCCTGGGCGGCACCGCCCTGGCTGGCGGCATGCCCGGATACAAGTACGTGTCCAACCGCGTGCTGACCCTGTCCCAGAACCTGCTCATGGGGGCCAAGCTCTCGGAGTACCACACCGGCTACCGCGCCTTCACCCGCGAAGTGCTCGAGACGCTGCCCCTGTGGGAGAACTCCGACGACTTCGTCTTCGACAACCAGATGCTGGCCCAGACCCTGTTCTTCGGGTTCAAGATCGGCGAGGTGAGCTGCCCCACCAAGTATTTCGACGAGGCCAGCTCCATCAACTTCAAGCGCAGCTGCATCTACGGCCTTGGCTGCCTGAAGACCGCCTGGCAGTTCCGCATGCAGAAGATGGGCAAGGGCGACTACAAGATCTTCGACCCCAAGGGCCGGGGGTTGAAGCATTCCGATTCCGACTACTACACCGACCAGACCGTCACCTGCGAATAGCGGGCGCGGTCCCGACAGGACTTGACGAGCCCCCCGGCCCCGCGGCCGGGGGGCTTTTTTGTGCGCCGGGTGCCGTTGCGCGCGGGGGGGGGGGGAATTGTTGTGGTTCGAACGCCACGGGCGCAAAACATCTGCCGCCATCGGCCCAGGCCATGGATATTGCTGCGTCCGCCCCATACCAGACCGCCAGGACAGGGTATGCTGATCCGAGAAACGTCCTTGCTCTTTGCGTCAAAACGATGCAAATTTCGCCGCTTGTTAAAAAAATCCCAAATGACGGATATAAACGGGGCGACATTCGGAGCGCCTGAACGACCGGAGGAATGGGCATGTTCAAGTTCATGGACCGGGTACGGTTGCAGACAAAGTTGCAACTTGCTGTGATGATGATTGTTTTTGTCGCGGTGACCCTCTCGGCGGGACTGTCCATCTACAATATTTATTCGAAGGCCCTGAAGCTGGGCCAGTCACTGGCGGAAACGTCGGCAAGCGGCGTGGCGGAAGTGCTCGACCTCTACCACAGGGCAAGCAAGTACCGCCTTGAGGCGGTGCTGGACATCCTGGAATCCCAGGTGGATATTGAGTCCTTCTCGCCGTCCTTCGACAAGGACAACGCCGTCGTGGACCGCATGCGCGAGCGCTACGACACCAGTGCGACCTATTTTTATTTCACGGACAAGGGCTTCGAGCGCATCTCCACCAACCTCGTGCAGGACGGCAAGCGCATGACGGGCACGGCCATCGACTCCGGCCCGGTTTTCGAGGCCCTCAAGGCCGGACGCCCCCACCAGGGCGTTTCCATGCTGGGGGGGATCTACCGCATCGTGGAGTACCGGCCCCTCAAGAAGAACGGGCAGGTGGTGGGGGCGGTGTTCGCGGGCAAGCGCATCTTCAGCCAGGATTTCATTGACTACCTGAAAACCGTGACCGTGAACGGAAAAGGCTATCCCTTCATTCTCGACGGCCAGGGCAACTTCGCCTACCACCCCGACCCCGGGTTCAACGGCAAGCCGTCCAGCCAGGTCTCGACGGTGGCCGACCAGCTGATGTCCAACAAGGAGAAGTTCCTTACCTACGAGACCCGGGGGCAGCACAAGGTGGCGGCCATGGAGGAGTTTCCCGAGTACGGCTGGAAGATTTATTTCGGCATGACCCGGGACGAAACCCTGCACGGCCTGGACTGGGTGGTCTACAAATCCTCCCTGCTGGGCCTGGGGCTGGCCATGGTGGGCTCCTTCCTGAGCCTGGTGCTGCTGGTGTCGCGGGTGCTGCTCGATCCGGTGAAGCGCATCGCCCACGCCTCGGAACAGATCGCCAAGGGCGAGTACGACGTCTCCATCGACTACGAGGCCCCGGACGCCCTGGGCGAGACCGCCGACAGCGTACGGCGCCTGGCGTTGACCGTGAAGGAGAAGATCGGCTTCATCCAGGGGGTGCTCGATTCCATCAAGTCCCCCAACATCATCTGCGACACGGCGGGCAAGGTCCTCCAGATCAACCGGGAGATGGTCGAATTCCTAGGCGCGGGGGGAACGCCCGAGAGCTGGAAGGGGCGCACGGCCGGGGATCTCATCTTCGGCGACCCGAACCGCAAGGCCGTAATCCAGCAGGTGATCGAGGAGCGCACGGCCCGTATCGGCTACCAGTCCGACGTGACCTCGCGCTCGGGCGAGGTCAGGCACGTGCGCATCGACGCCGTGCCCCTCTACGACCTGGACGGACACCTGATCGGCGGCTGCTCGGTGTGGACGGACATGACCGAAGTG
The DNA window shown above is from Fundidesulfovibrio terrae and carries:
- a CDS encoding glycosyltransferase, which translates into the protein MSTISATHSRFLRDPIFWTILALGAFLIFVNLGSRPLWQDEAETANLGRNVVRTGLPYVTDGVNIVSQEERREFGQDMIWRWSPWLQIYISAAGQLVDPHSTFWARFFFAVTGLLCIAATYLFIMSRFGDLAWARVSAALLTVYTPFLLYARQGRYYAAGGLIMLLILWGFLGDWKRRTPPLLAIGLGLGLLFHANYLLLLSLSPPLLAAAILLYRKDLSFRRVALAIAISCVMIVPGIFLYRMGRQSSLFNIMLVPENIMLYFSDWIMYMIPLPVLAALAWRWRGFFLGRGGPQAPAERFCLFMVLIMIGSLLILSLFPQRFHRYIVHFYPACAMLLAWAGLALWRFSKPSGALFLILVGLTNWLHIIPMERLAIVNRPWQNDLRQLTSVNIPLKLYLNEVLCGYPDVNISLVNFFLKNAKPGQTILAEYGDMPLQFYTPFRIIGGLQGPIALDEKPDWVSMRRDVRVNRDGFLFAPREFIENHLDLARDYERIELDLPDETFGNRAGPQFHYFIPAGPPQKPLVIYKRKESPRAD
- a CDS encoding glycosyltransferase family 2 protein, which translates into the protein MMNGKKVVVVMPAYNAAATLERTLSEVPRDIVDDVILVDDASRDNTIEHARKLGIKCFLHERNWGYGRNQKTCYSEALKLGADVVIMVHPDYQYTPLIIPAMANLATSGLYDAVLASRILGGTALAGGMPGYKYVSNRVLTLSQNLLMGAKLSEYHTGYRAFTREVLETLPLWENSDDFVFDNQMLAQTLFFGFKIGEVSCPTKYFDEASSINFKRSCIYGLGCLKTAWQFRMQKMGKGDYKIFDPKGRGLKHSDSDYYTDQTVTCE
- a CDS encoding methyl-accepting chemotaxis protein, whose translation is MFKFMDRVRLQTKLQLAVMMIVFVAVTLSAGLSIYNIYSKALKLGQSLAETSASGVAEVLDLYHRASKYRLEAVLDILESQVDIESFSPSFDKDNAVVDRMRERYDTSATYFYFTDKGFERISTNLVQDGKRMTGTAIDSGPVFEALKAGRPHQGVSMLGGIYRIVEYRPLKKNGQVVGAVFAGKRIFSQDFIDYLKTVTVNGKGYPFILDGQGNFAYHPDPGFNGKPSSQVSTVADQLMSNKEKFLTYETRGQHKVAAMEEFPEYGWKIYFGMTRDETLHGLDWVVYKSSLLGLGLAMVGSFLSLVLLVSRVLLDPVKRIAHASEQIAKGEYDVSIDYEAPDALGETADSVRRLALTVKEKIGFIQGVLDSIKSPNIICDTAGKVLQINREMVEFLGAGGTPESWKGRTAGDLIFGDPNRKAVIQQVIEERTARIGYQSDVTSRSGEVRHVRIDAVPLYDLDGHLIGGCSVWTDMTEVVRSHREAEDNQKRLLDVARDIDAFTQHVAAASDQLAAQIEQASRGTENQRDRTASTATAMEEMNATVMEVARHASEAADGARDVQEKSAHGAQVVQEVVSAMGRVSTMSRELSGEINELGRQAADITSIINVIQDIADQTNLLALNAAIEAARAGEAGRGFAVVADEVRKLAERTMSATSEVTGSIQAITGTVDKNVRSVNQAVSAIEESNRLASQAGDSLEEILGIAGKAVDQITSIATAAEQQSATSEEINRSVDEINAIASETAEGMNHSAQAVSDLARQVTDLKGLVERMGAPGRKELAQAGLARP